A window of the Planococcus citri chromosome 4, ihPlaCitr1.1, whole genome shotgun sequence genome harbors these coding sequences:
- the LOC135844991 gene encoding uncharacterized protein LOC135844991, which produces MESDHSQESFPDFRFIPRTLQDIAASKYAFISLCNPSDLLHILPTSIRSMIKDKIRSISIEIRIWNFVVGDIVPREVLINCVAFNSAGGICSRRTVKNLLTSNLQRIDLEKQFQIACSLCIEECIEHLWPSVKDDERFRKCHFTCTTNIFDDGFPHVDLMNYWCSRMRGELKKVYGPEEKSPEWYTVSYILYKEASNVRNWSLIEYFWSNLNNEEKSSLVDEIWIKSSKCFHEDELFHQLQRDPTKNSSRLIIMYSNDCTVVRNFVRSNWFLFIAHFAVDDVYCQYALQLWNYGKSSIVDGATFSYEILFPLSKVAYQYEHSRYAAVLLKEIWLSAPDHLKNHVTLKSNKSYEE; this is translated from the coding sequence ATGGAATCTGACCATTCGCAAGAATCCTTTCCTGATTTCCGTTTCATTCCACGGACTCTGCAGGATATAGCAGCATCAAAATACGCGTTCATTAGTTTGTGTAATCCCAGCGACCTTCTGCACATCCTCCCAACGAGTATTCGATCGATGATCAAGGATAAGATCCGATCAATTAGTATAGAGATCAGAATTTGGAACTTTGTCGTCGGCGATATAGTACCTCGTGAAGTGTTGATCAACTGTGTAGCTTTCAACTCAGCTGGCGGTATTTGCTCTCGAAGAActgtgaaaaatttactcaCGTCGAATTTGCAGAGAATCGATTTAGAGAAACAGTTCCAGATCGCTTGTTCGTTATGCATTGAGGAATGTATTGAACATTTGTGGCCGTCGGTCAAAGATGATGAGCGATTCCGTAAATGCCATTTTACTTGTACGACTAACATTTTTGACGATGGGTTTCCACATGTCGATTTGATGAATTATTGGTGTTCACGAATGAGAGGCGAATTGAAGAAAGTCTACGGACCGGAAGAAAAATCGCCCGAATGGTATACGGTTTCCTACATACTTTATAAAGAAGCGTCTAATGTAAGAAACTGGTCACTAATCGAGTACTTTTGGAGTAACTTaaacaatgaagaaaaaagttcccTCGTGGACGAAATTTGgattaaatcatcaaaatgtttCCACGAAGACGAATTATTTCATCAGCTGCAGCGAGATCCTACAAAAAACTCATCTCGTTTAATAATAATGTACTCGAATGATTGTACCGTGGTGAGAAATTTTGTGAGATCAAATTGGTTTCTATTCATTGCACATTTTGCCGTAGACGACGTCTATTGCCAATATGCTTTACAGCTTTGGAACTACGGAAAGAGTTCAATCGTTGATGGTGCCACATTCTCGTACGAAATTTTATTTCCTTTATCGAAAGTGGCATACCAGTACGAACATTCGAGGTATGCAGCGGTATTGCTCAAAGAAATATGGCTTTCTGCTCCGGATCATTTGAAGAATCACGTTACTTTGAAATCTAATAAGTCTTATGAGGAGTAA